In a single window of the Atlantibacter hermannii genome:
- the ychH gene encoding putative membrane protein YchH, with amino-acid sequence MKRKNASLLGNFLMGLGLIVMVGGVAYSILNQLPQLNLPQFFAHGAVLSIFVGAVLWLAGARVGGHEQVCDRYWWVRHYDKRCRRDGHRHS; translated from the coding sequence ATGAAACGCAAAAACGCTTCGTTACTCGGTAACTTTCTTATGGGGTTGGGCTTAATTGTCATGGTAGGTGGCGTCGCATATTCCATCCTCAATCAGCTTCCTCAGCTCAACCTGCCGCAATTTTTCGCCCATGGAGCGGTATTAAGCATTTTCGTCGGGGCCGTTCTCTGGCTTGCCGGCGCCCGCGTCGGCGGGCATGAACAGGTCTGTGACCGTTACTGGTGGGTGCGTCATTATGATAAGCGCTGCCGCCGCGACGGACATCGTCACAGCTAA
- the zntR_2 gene encoding Zn(II)-responsive regulator of ZntA, whose translation MLIQVGELAKRAGITVRTLHHYESLGLLLPSGRTAAGYRLYNAHDVQRLHTIQALTQMGLSLSDVRDTLENQSVSLNDIIGRQLTMLDEKLSRIALLRERLVTLQSELQSGQEPDLSEWLTTLELMTMYDRWFTQQELKELPFAQQDADREQEWAEMVAQAKGLIDSRVPPADPQAQALATRWMETLERDTAGKPDFLTRLNKMHASEPQMVDKTGITPQILDFITHAFAESKLAIYARYLSDEELAFTRAHYFDRMMEWPPLVAKLHQAFSRGVKPESEEGQALARHWLELFVSFAGHDPRTHQKFRVAMTNEPHLAKGTWMTPPVLGWLQQAVAALMQAQRPASAE comes from the coding sequence ATGTTAATTCAGGTGGGTGAGCTGGCAAAACGTGCCGGGATCACCGTTCGAACTTTGCATCACTATGAATCGCTGGGATTGCTGTTGCCGTCGGGGCGCACTGCCGCGGGTTACCGTCTCTACAACGCCCATGACGTGCAACGTCTGCACACCATTCAGGCGTTAACACAAATGGGACTCAGCCTGAGCGACGTGCGCGATACGCTGGAGAATCAATCGGTTTCCCTGAACGATATCATCGGGCGACAACTCACGATGCTCGATGAAAAGCTGTCGCGTATCGCTCTGCTGCGTGAACGGCTGGTCACGCTGCAGAGCGAGCTGCAAAGCGGGCAGGAACCGGATCTCTCAGAATGGCTCACCACGCTGGAGTTAATGACTATGTACGACCGCTGGTTTACGCAACAGGAACTTAAAGAGCTGCCGTTTGCGCAGCAGGATGCCGACCGGGAACAGGAGTGGGCAGAGATGGTGGCGCAGGCGAAAGGGTTAATCGACAGCCGCGTTCCGCCTGCCGATCCGCAGGCCCAGGCGCTGGCGACGCGCTGGATGGAAACCCTTGAACGTGATACCGCGGGCAAGCCGGACTTTCTTACCCGCCTGAATAAAATGCATGCCAGCGAACCGCAAATGGTGGATAAAACCGGGATCACGCCGCAGATTCTCGATTTCATCACCCATGCGTTTGCGGAAAGCAAACTCGCCATTTATGCCCGTTATCTGTCGGATGAGGAACTCGCCTTTACCCGCGCACATTACTTTGATCGCATGATGGAGTGGCCGCCGCTGGTGGCGAAACTGCATCAGGCGTTCAGTCGTGGCGTGAAACCGGAAAGTGAAGAGGGACAGGCGCTGGCGCGACACTGGCTGGAACTGTTCGTCTCGTTTGCCGGGCATGACCCGCGCACCCATCAGAAATTCCGCGTGGCGATGACTAACGAGCCGCATCTGGCGAAGGGAACCTGGATGACGCCGCCGGTGCTGGGCTGGCTGCAACAGGCGGTCGCTGCGCTGATGCAGGCGCAACGGCCTGCATCAGCAGAGTAA
- the engD_1 gene encoding GTP-binding protein codes for MGFKCGIVGLPNVGKSTLFNALTKAGIEAANFPFCTIEPNTGVVPMPDPRLDKTG; via the coding sequence ATGGGATTCAAATGCGGTATCGTCGGCTTGCCGAACGTCGGTAAATCCACTCTGTTCAATGCGCTGACTAAAGCCGGTATTGAAGCGGCTAACTTCCCGTTCTGTACCATTGAGCCGAACACCGGCGTGGTTCCAATGCCCGATCCGCGTCTCGATAAAACTGGCTGA
- the ychM_2 gene encoding sulfate transporter YchM: protein MMRSWMKTVKTSSIAHFLPFRALIDACWREKYTASRFSRDLIAGITVGIIAIPLAMALAIGSGVAPQYGLYTSAVAGIVIALSGGSRFSVSGPTAAFVVILYPVAQQFGLAGLLMATLISGVFLVLFGLARFGRLIEYIPLSVTLGFTSGIGITIATMQIKDFLGLEMAHVPEHYLQKVGALAMAVPTLNPGDAAIGIVTLGVLVFWPRFGIRLPPHLPALLAGCAVMGVVNLLGGEVATIGSRFHYVLADGSQGSGIPQLLPQLMLPWNIPDSGFTLSWSAIQALLPAAFSMAMLGAIESLLCAVVLDGMTGTKHNANSELIGQGLGNLVAPFFGGITATAAIARSAANVRAGATSPIAAVIHSLLVIMALLVLAPLLSWLPLSAMAALLLMVAWNMSEAHKVISLLRHAPKDDILVMLLCMSLTVLFDMVIAISVGIVLASLLFMRRVARMTRLAPLNVTVPDDVLAVRVTGPLFFAAAEGVFGPLMQQAEGKRIIVMQWDAVPVLDAGGLDALQRFIARLPDGCELRICHLEFQPLRTLARAQVTPIPGRLAFFHDREAALADL, encoded by the coding sequence ATGATGCGCTCATGGATGAAAACTGTGAAAACGTCTTCAATAGCCCATTTCCTGCCATTTCGCGCCCTGATCGACGCCTGTTGGCGGGAGAAATATACAGCCTCTCGTTTTAGCCGCGATCTGATTGCCGGGATCACCGTCGGGATTATTGCCATCCCGCTGGCGATGGCGCTGGCGATTGGCAGCGGCGTCGCGCCGCAATATGGCCTGTACACCTCCGCCGTGGCAGGGATCGTAATCGCATTAAGCGGGGGGTCGCGCTTTAGCGTATCCGGCCCCACTGCCGCCTTTGTGGTGATCCTCTATCCCGTCGCCCAACAGTTCGGTCTCGCCGGACTCTTAATGGCGACGCTGATTTCCGGCGTGTTTCTGGTGCTGTTCGGCCTTGCACGCTTTGGCCGGCTTATTGAATACATTCCGCTTTCTGTGACGCTGGGCTTTACCTCAGGTATCGGCATTACAATCGCCACCATGCAGATCAAAGACTTTTTAGGTCTGGAGATGGCGCATGTGCCTGAGCACTATCTACAGAAGGTGGGCGCGCTGGCGATGGCGGTGCCGACGCTTAATCCTGGCGATGCCGCCATCGGTATTGTGACGCTGGGCGTGCTGGTATTCTGGCCGCGCTTCGGTATTCGCCTGCCGCCGCATCTGCCTGCACTGCTGGCCGGTTGCGCCGTCATGGGCGTGGTGAACCTGCTGGGCGGCGAGGTTGCCACCATCGGTTCGCGCTTCCACTACGTGCTGGCGGACGGCAGCCAGGGAAGCGGGATTCCGCAACTGCTGCCGCAGCTGATGCTGCCCTGGAATATCCCGGACTCCGGCTTCACCCTGAGCTGGTCGGCCATTCAGGCTCTGCTTCCGGCGGCATTTTCTATGGCAATGCTTGGCGCGATCGAGTCGCTGCTGTGTGCGGTGGTGCTCGACGGGATGACCGGCACCAAGCATAACGCTAACAGCGAGTTGATAGGCCAGGGGCTGGGCAACCTGGTGGCGCCGTTCTTCGGCGGGATTACCGCCACGGCGGCGATTGCCCGTTCCGCCGCCAACGTCCGCGCTGGCGCAACGTCGCCCATTGCCGCGGTGATCCACTCGTTATTAGTCATTATGGCGCTGCTGGTGCTGGCTCCCCTGCTCTCCTGGCTGCCGCTGTCGGCCATGGCGGCCCTGCTGCTGATGGTGGCCTGGAACATGAGCGAAGCCCACAAAGTCATCAGTTTGCTGCGCCACGCGCCGAAAGACGACATTCTGGTGATGCTGCTGTGCATGTCGCTGACGGTACTGTTCGATATGGTGATTGCCATCAGCGTCGGGATCGTGCTGGCCTCGCTGTTGTTTATGCGCCGGGTAGCGCGCATGACGCGTCTTGCGCCGCTCAACGTCACGGTACCGGACGATGTGCTGGCCGTGCGCGTAACCGGTCCGCTGTTTTTCGCGGCAGCCGAAGGGGTGTTTGGCCCGCTGATGCAACAGGCAGAAGGCAAGCGGATCATCGTGATGCAGTGGGATGCGGTGCCGGTGCTGGATGCTGGCGGTCTGGATGCGCTGCAACGCTTTATCGCCCGGTTACCGGACGGTTGCGAGCTGCGTATTTGCCACCTTGAATTCCAGCCGTTACGCACCCTGGCGCGTGCGCAGGTGACGCCCATCCCTGGGCGTCTGGCGTTCTTCCACGATCGTGAGGCGGCCCTCGCCGATTTGTAA
- the pth gene encoding Peptidyl-tRNA hydrolase, with the protein MTIKLIVGLANPGAEYAATRHNAGAWYVDLLAERLRAPLKEESKFFGYTSRISFAGEDVRLLVPTTFMNLSGKAVAAMAGFYRIAPDEILVAHDELDLPPGVAKFKLGGGHGGHNGLRDIISKLGNNPNFHRLRVGIGHPGDKNKVVGFVLGKPPVSEQKLIDDAIDEAARCTEIWLKEGLTKATNRLHAFKAQ; encoded by the coding sequence GTGACGATAAAATTGATTGTCGGCCTGGCGAACCCCGGCGCGGAATATGCGGCGACCCGCCATAATGCCGGGGCATGGTATGTGGATTTGCTGGCGGAACGCCTGCGCGCCCCGCTGAAAGAAGAAAGCAAATTTTTTGGCTACACCTCGCGCATTTCGTTTGCGGGCGAAGATGTCCGGCTGCTGGTGCCCACCACGTTTATGAATCTGAGCGGCAAAGCCGTGGCGGCGATGGCCGGATTTTACCGCATTGCACCGGACGAGATTCTGGTGGCGCACGATGAACTGGACTTGCCGCCGGGAGTCGCCAAATTCAAATTAGGCGGCGGGCATGGTGGTCATAACGGTTTGAGAGATATTATCAGCAAGCTTGGTAATAACCCCAATTTCCACCGTTTGCGGGTAGGAATTGGTCATCCGGGCGATAAAAACAAAGTTGTCGGTTTTGTACTGGGCAAACCGCCGGTCTCTGAGCAAAAATTAATTGACGACGCCATAGACGAGGCGGCGCGTTGCACGGAAATTTGGCTCAAAGAAGGGCTAACCAAAGCCACTAACCGGTTGCACGCCTTTAAAGCGCAATAA
- the engD_2 gene encoding GTP-binding protein, which translates to MEFVDIAGLVKGASKGEGLGNQFLTNIRETEAIGHVVRCFENDNIIHVAGKVDPAEDIDVINTELALSDLETCERAIHRVQKKAKGGDKDAKAELAALEKCLPHLENAGMLRALDLTAEDKAAIRYLSFLTLKPTMYIANVNEDGFENNPYLDKVREIAEKEGSVVVPVCAAVESDIAELDDADREEFMAELGIEEPGLNRVIRAGYALLNLQTYFTAGVKEVRAWTIPVGATAPQAAGKIHTDFEKGFIRAQTIAYEDFIAYKGEQGAKEAGKMRAEGKDYIVKDGDVMNFLFNV; encoded by the coding sequence ATGGAATTCGTGGATATTGCAGGTCTGGTAAAAGGCGCATCCAAAGGCGAAGGTCTTGGCAACCAGTTCCTGACCAACATCCGTGAAACTGAAGCCATCGGCCATGTGGTTCGCTGCTTTGAAAATGACAATATCATTCACGTCGCAGGGAAAGTGGATCCGGCGGAAGATATTGACGTGATCAATACTGAGCTGGCGTTATCTGACCTGGAAACCTGCGAGCGCGCCATTCATCGCGTGCAGAAGAAAGCCAAAGGCGGTGATAAAGACGCCAAAGCCGAACTGGCGGCGCTGGAGAAATGCCTGCCGCATCTGGAAAACGCCGGTATGCTGCGTGCGCTGGATTTAACGGCGGAAGATAAAGCGGCCATCCGCTACCTGAGCTTCCTGACGCTGAAGCCGACCATGTACATCGCCAACGTCAATGAAGACGGTTTCGAGAACAACCCTTACCTGGATAAAGTTCGTGAAATCGCCGAGAAAGAAGGTTCCGTCGTGGTGCCGGTGTGCGCAGCGGTAGAATCCGATATCGCAGAACTCGACGATGCCGATCGCGAAGAGTTTATGGCTGAACTGGGCATTGAAGAGCCCGGCCTGAACCGCGTGATCCGCGCCGGTTATGCCCTGCTGAACCTGCAAACCTATTTCACCGCTGGCGTGAAAGAAGTCCGCGCATGGACCATCCCGGTAGGCGCGACTGCACCGCAGGCGGCCGGTAAAATTCATACCGATTTCGAGAAAGGGTTTATCCGCGCCCAGACCATCGCCTATGAAGACTTTATTGCCTATAAAGGCGAACAAGGCGCGAAAGAAGCGGGCAAGATGCGTGCAGAAGGTAAAGATTACATCGTGAAAGATGGCGATGTGATGAACTTCCTGTTCAACGTCTAA